From the Telopea speciosissima isolate NSW1024214 ecotype Mountain lineage chromosome 9, Tspe_v1, whole genome shotgun sequence genome, the window TCTCTTTGAACAGTCCTTAGCAATGGCAGCCAAACTCACATCCCCAACTGCTCTCATCACTTCTCTCCCCCAATTTAGTGGCCTAAGATCCACAACTTCAAGTACCAGAGTAGAGAACTTGGTGAGTTTCAGTCGTTCTTTGAttgtttatatttataataagtttctttatttatttaactaTGGAAGTCTCAAGAATGCATTGATAGTGTTTGATACAATGCCTGTTAAATCACTGCTTCTAATCATATGAGCTTAAATGCTTATTTATTCACTTTGATCACTGGAAGATCTTCTGGGTGTAATGTGGTATGAAGCCAATCAAGACTCCATGtctcttaacaaaaaaaaaaaaaaaaaaaaactactttgATCAGTAGATGTTTACAGACTTACAGTAATAACATTTATATATTTCTCATTGTGAAGGTGACAGTTCAACCCATCAGAAACAAGGGTAAAGGCGCTTTGGGTGCTCGTTGTGACTTCATTGGCTCACCCACAAATTTGGTAAATATTTCACATTTAGTCTCCTTTGGTTCAAGTATCTTGAGAGTTTTAGCTAGGGTCGATATAGTTCGTGTGGTATTTGAGTTTGATTAGGAGATTAATACTGAACCTTTACACATTTCATTTTTCAACAATGTCAATAGATCAGTGTTTGAGATGATACCTAAAAATAAGTTTAATTCTCTGGTGGGCAGATTATGGTGACCTCGACAAGCCTTATGTTATTCGCTGGAAGGTTTGGGTTGGCTCCATCGGCGAACAGGAAGGCCACTGCAGGATTGAAGCTTGAGATAAGGGACTCTGGCCTACAGACAGGAGACCCTGCTGGTTTCACTCTTGCAGATACCTTGGCATGTGGAGTTGTAGGCCATATAATTGGTGTTGGAGTTGTTCTAGGTCTTAAGAACATTGGTGCCATATAAATTCCTGAAGAGGAATTTTGTAACCCTTGTTTGATATTAATCTTGGATATGTACATTGTTTTACTCCTTTCAGAGCTTTTGTTTCCCCAAGTCAAGATGTTCACCACTATCTTCTTATTTTAAGACAGTAGCAAAGAAAATAATTATACTGAACAATATGCAAGAACAAGTATGTATTCTAATAAGGGAAAATCGTTTAGATCAATTCAGAAGCATAACTAATTAATTTCTAGTACAATGCCAAGAGATAGTGAGGGACAGTCAAGGTGTGGATGGTCACAATATGAAGGAAAATTTAGTTGATGAAAATGGTATTTTGGTAATGGATAGCTAGATTCTGATTAGATGTCTTTAAGCTTATCTTGGACCATAACAATTCCTAATCTCCTGCTCAAGGAAATGGCATCTTTCTGTAATGGGTTTAATCTCATCATCAAGCCAAATAAAGAGAAATGGTTTTCCATCTGGGTACCTAGATTTCTTTACCAGATGATTAGATATCATAGTTACAAGCTGGTCTATAACCAAGAATCCAAGATCCAGATTGGTTTATTAGTAAGATAACTACCATTAGCTGAACACAGGAACAAAAATTGTGGTATGACTCGCTGCAGATCCTTCAAGTAAGACCAAAAAAAGTTTCAACTCAGGCTTGATTAGTTAGTTGTTAAGCTCCTTATGAGGGGGAGGGGCCATAGGAATTGCTCACTATGAGTAGAGTTCTGATAAAAGATTGGAGAATATAATTAATCATCTTAATCAAATTATATCTAAAATCACTGATCCTATTGCAGTGCTTGCACAAGATACTGATCTGTATATCATATTAGCTGCATAATCACGCTTAGATATGTTTAGATCCTTCTCCTTTTAACCATTCGAAGATTATCAAAATACTAACTCTGCTTTGCGTGATTGGTAGAGAGTTAGAATGGACATGGATGTGTTCCTGAGGTTCTTAAATAGTTAGATAAGAATTCTTTGGGCctcagagagagtgagagagtgagagagagagagagagagagaggtggttaATGAATGTGAGATTTCTGGATTTTTCACTGCCAAAACATCAAACCGTGTAGTTTTCTAATATCAAACATACAATTTCTCATGGATTGAATGTTCTTTAATTGGAAAGACTACACTGTTACTTTCTGAAAATGATTAGAGAAGTGATTCAATTGATTTGGGCCTTTAAATTTTTTAAGAATTTGTAGATGGCTTTTACAATTGCAATGCCTCATATAAAAAAACAGGGAAGCCAATGAAACAAACCTTTGTCTCAAGG encodes:
- the LOC122640548 gene encoding photosystem I reaction center subunit psaK, chloroplastic-like, whose protein sequence is MAAKLTSPTALITSLPQFSGLRSTTSSTRVENLVTVQPIRNKGKGALGARCDFIGSPTNLIMVTSTSLMLFAGRFGLAPSANRKATAGLKLEIRDSGLQTGDPAGFTLADTLACGVVGHIIGVGVVLGLKNIGAI